One window from the genome of Vicugna pacos chromosome 23, VicPac4, whole genome shotgun sequence encodes:
- the BATF3 gene encoding basic leucine zipper transcriptional factor ATF-like 3 produces the protein MSQGLLAAGSVLQRSVAAPGNQAQPQSPEDDDRKVRRREKNRVAAQRSRKKQTQKADKLHEEYECLEQENTVLRREIGKLTEELKHLSEALKEHEKMCPLLLCPMNFVPVPRPDPVAGCLPR, from the exons ATGTCGCAAGGGCTCCTGGCCGCCGGCAGCGTCCTGCAGAGGAGCGTCGCGGCTCCGGGGAACCAGGCGCAGCCTCAG AGCCCTGAGGATGATGACAGGAAGGTccgaaggagagaaaaaaaccgAGTTGCTGCTCAGAGAAGTCGGAAGAAGCAGACCCAGAAGGCTGACAAACTCCACGAG GAATACGAGTGCTTGGAGCAAGAAAACACAGTGCTGCGGAGGGAGATTGGGAAGCTGACGGAGGAGCTGAAGCACCTGAGCGAGGCGCTGAAGGAGCATGAGAAGATGTGCCCGCTGCTGCTGTGCCCCATGAACTTTGTGCCAGTGCCACGGCCGGACCCcgtggctggctgcctgccccgGTGA